In the genome of Cupriavidus malaysiensis, one region contains:
- a CDS encoding glycosyl hydrolase, with the protein MASSIAGSAAPHDGKTTLLVATRKGAWLYRADAARQQWVPDGPHFLGHIVHHLVLDPRDRRTLLAAARTGHLGPTVFRSTDGGRHWREATRPPAFARAEAGQEARVVDHVFWLAPGHADETGTWYAGTSPQGLFRSEDGGDTWAPVSGFNDHPMRPAWTGGAQDGTPDGPKLHSILVDPRDARHLYIGMSSGGVFESTDGGAGWAPLNAGCAADFLPPPPPEFGHDPHRVLLHPAAPDILYQQNHCGIYRMDRREGIWRRIGEAMPAEVGDIGLPIVAHPRDADTVWVFPMDGTDVWPRVSPQGRPAAYVTRDAGRSWQRQDRGLPAQQAWFTVKRQAMATDACDPVGLYVGTTGGEIWASADEGGNWSCLAQHLPEIYALETAVFA; encoded by the coding sequence ATGGCTTCATCCATTGCCGGCAGTGCCGCGCCGCATGACGGGAAGACGACCCTCCTCGTGGCGACGCGCAAGGGCGCCTGGCTGTACCGCGCGGATGCCGCGCGGCAACAGTGGGTGCCCGACGGGCCGCACTTCCTGGGCCATATCGTGCATCACCTGGTGCTCGACCCGCGCGACCGCCGCACCCTGCTGGCCGCCGCCCGCACCGGCCATCTCGGACCCACCGTATTCCGTTCCACCGACGGCGGCCGCCACTGGCGCGAGGCCACGCGGCCACCGGCCTTTGCCCGGGCCGAAGCCGGGCAGGAGGCGCGCGTGGTCGACCATGTGTTCTGGCTGGCACCGGGCCACGCGGACGAGACTGGCACCTGGTATGCAGGCACCTCGCCCCAGGGCCTGTTCCGCAGCGAGGACGGCGGCGACACCTGGGCGCCGGTGTCCGGCTTCAACGACCATCCGATGCGGCCGGCCTGGACCGGGGGCGCGCAGGACGGCACGCCGGACGGGCCCAAGCTGCACTCCATCCTGGTCGATCCGCGCGATGCGCGGCATCTCTATATCGGCATGTCCAGCGGCGGCGTGTTCGAGAGCACCGATGGCGGCGCCGGCTGGGCGCCGCTGAACGCGGGCTGCGCGGCGGACTTCCTGCCGCCGCCCCCGCCCGAATTCGGCCACGATCCGCATCGCGTGCTGCTGCACCCGGCCGCGCCCGACATCCTGTACCAGCAGAACCACTGCGGCATCTACCGCATGGACCGGCGCGAGGGGATCTGGCGGCGCATCGGCGAGGCCATGCCGGCGGAGGTGGGCGACATCGGCCTGCCCATCGTGGCGCATCCGCGCGATGCCGACACGGTCTGGGTGTTTCCCATGGACGGTACCGACGTATGGCCGCGTGTCAGCCCGCAGGGCCGCCCGGCTGCCTACGTCACGCGCGATGCCGGCCGCAGCTGGCAGCGCCAGGACCGCGGCCTGCCGGCACAGCAGGCCTGGTTCACGGTGAAGCGGCAGGCCATGGCGACCGATGCCTGCGATCCGGTCGGCCTCTACGTCGGCACCACCGGGGGCGAGATCTGGGCCAGCGCCGACGAGGGCGGCAACTGGTCCTGCCTGGCGCAGCACCTGCCCGAGATCTACGCGCTGGAGACGGCGGTCTTCGCCTGA
- a CDS encoding multidrug/biocide efflux PACE transporter, producing the protein MQQAQPKHRASPSRPRPDTPKTLAERLAHALSFELTAIVLCAPVVSWVLGLSLVHVGALTALVSLIAMAWNVAFNAVFERIERRFGLVRNVAVRIVHAIAFELGLIALVLPLASWWLEISLLDALLLDLGILLFFLPYTFFFNLVYDRLRARRIERKARKAWKAGEART; encoded by the coding sequence ATGCAGCAGGCGCAGCCGAAGCATCGCGCGTCGCCGTCCCGGCCGCGGCCGGACACCCCCAAGACGCTGGCCGAACGCCTGGCGCACGCGCTGAGCTTCGAGCTGACGGCCATCGTCCTGTGCGCGCCGGTCGTGAGCTGGGTGCTGGGCCTGTCGCTGGTCCACGTCGGCGCGCTGACCGCGCTGGTGTCGCTGATCGCCATGGCCTGGAACGTGGCCTTCAACGCGGTGTTCGAGCGCATCGAACGGCGCTTCGGACTGGTGCGCAACGTGGCCGTGCGGATCGTCCATGCGATTGCCTTCGAACTGGGCCTGATCGCGCTGGTGCTGCCGCTGGCGTCCTGGTGGCTGGAGATCAGCCTGCTCGATGCCTTGTTGCTGGACCTCGGCATCCTGCTGTTCTTCCTGCCGTACACCTTCTTCTTCAACCTGGTGTACGACCGCCTGCGTGCCCGCCGCATCGAGCGGAAGGCGCGGAAGGCATGGAAGGCTGGGGAAGCGCGGACCTGA
- a CDS encoding MoaD/ThiS family protein translates to MKVMICSVLHSYTGGQPVVEAAGTSVAALLDDLERRYPGMRFRIVDEQGGLRPYMRVFVNRSQAMRLDAPLGESDEVHILQALAGG, encoded by the coding sequence ATGAAGGTGATGATCTGTTCCGTCCTGCATTCCTACACCGGCGGGCAGCCGGTGGTGGAGGCGGCCGGCACGAGCGTGGCGGCGCTGCTGGACGACCTCGAGCGGCGCTATCCGGGCATGCGTTTCCGCATCGTCGACGAGCAGGGCGGGCTGCGCCCCTATATGCGCGTTTTCGTCAACCGCAGCCAGGCCATGCGGCTGGACGCGCCGCTCGGCGAGTCGGACGAAGTGCACATCCTGCAGGCACTGGCCGGCGGCTGA
- a CDS encoding LysR family transcriptional regulator produces the protein MRHSPEALLAFAEAASLGSFSAAARKLGKRQSTISEAIANLEIDLGVQLFDRTARQPRLTDAARALLPEVLRVLEASEAIDQLAARLAGGEEARLTLVVSDTYQSSRYEETLAELERRFPTLELECQNAEHDDVIDLIQQGRAQLGLMAARSSYPPDIGAATVAEQAEIGLYVGLQHPFAAYGDGEVPLAALHEARELRLHTYVAPRGAPLETGLVAGRRWWSAPSYLMLMEMALAGFGWTELPRRMVEHFARGRLLELHARGWPRRMPVDAVWSRERPLGPAGSWVLERMLAP, from the coding sequence ATGCGCCATTCGCCTGAAGCCCTGCTCGCCTTCGCCGAGGCCGCCTCCCTGGGTTCGTTCTCCGCCGCCGCGCGCAAGCTCGGCAAGCGGCAGTCGACCATCAGCGAGGCCATCGCCAACCTGGAGATCGACCTGGGCGTGCAACTGTTCGACCGCACCGCGCGCCAGCCCCGGCTCACCGATGCGGCGCGCGCGCTGCTGCCGGAGGTGCTGCGGGTACTGGAAGCCAGCGAAGCGATCGACCAGCTCGCCGCCCGCCTGGCCGGTGGCGAGGAAGCGCGGCTGACGCTGGTGGTGTCCGACACCTACCAGTCCAGCCGCTACGAGGAAACGCTGGCCGAGCTGGAGCGGCGCTTTCCCACGCTCGAACTCGAATGCCAGAACGCCGAGCACGACGATGTGATCGACCTGATCCAGCAGGGCCGCGCCCAGCTCGGCCTGATGGCGGCACGCAGCAGCTACCCGCCCGACATCGGCGCGGCGACGGTGGCCGAGCAGGCGGAGATCGGCCTCTACGTCGGCCTGCAGCATCCCTTCGCCGCCTATGGCGATGGCGAGGTGCCGCTCGCCGCGCTGCACGAGGCGCGCGAGCTGCGCCTGCACACCTATGTGGCGCCGCGCGGCGCTCCGCTCGAGACCGGGCTGGTCGCGGGCCGGCGCTGGTGGTCGGCGCCGAGCTACCTGATGCTGATGGAGATGGCGCTGGCCGGCTTCGGCTGGACCGAGCTGCCGCGCCGCATGGTCGAGCATTTCGCGCGCGGGCGCCTGCTCGAACTGCACGCACGCGGCTGGCCGCGCCGCATGCCGGTGGACGCGGTATGGTCGCGCGAGCGTCCGCTGGGCCCGGCCGGCTCCTGGGTGCTGGAACGCATGCTGGCGCCCTGA
- a CDS encoding NCS2 family permease: MMDQSIPSPTELDAASAPPQRKLDRYFEISARGSNTRQEVVAGITTFMAMVYAVFVVPGMLGKAGFDTSAVFVAVCLTTAFGSLLMGMWARLPIAIGCAISLTAFVAFGLVLGQKLTPSVALGAVFLMGVVFTAISVTGVRSWILRNLPAGVAHGAGIGIGLFLLLIASNDVGLVVKNSGAGLPVTLGKITAFPVVMSVLGLAAIFGLERRRVPGGILLVIVGISALGLAFDPAVKFTGVFALPSLSAPGHASLIGAMDVRGALSAAVLPSVFALVMTAVFDATGTIRAVAGQAGQLDASGHIRNGGRALTADSVSSIFSAFFGGAPAAAYIESTVGVAAGAKTGLAAVVVGLLFLAVMFFSPLAGLVPSYATAPALMYVGLLMLSSVSRLHMEDTVDALAGLVCAVFIVLTCNIVTGIMLGFCTLVVGRIVAGEWRKLNVGTVAIAVVLAAFYAGGWAI, encoded by the coding sequence ATGATGGACCAATCCATTCCGTCGCCGACGGAACTCGATGCCGCGTCGGCGCCGCCGCAGCGCAAGCTCGACCGCTACTTCGAGATCAGCGCGCGCGGCAGCAATACGCGCCAGGAAGTGGTGGCCGGCATCACCACCTTCATGGCGATGGTCTACGCCGTCTTCGTCGTTCCCGGCATGCTCGGCAAGGCCGGCTTCGACACCAGCGCAGTGTTCGTGGCGGTCTGCCTGACCACGGCCTTCGGCTCGCTGCTGATGGGCATGTGGGCACGCCTGCCGATCGCCATCGGCTGCGCCATCTCGCTGACCGCCTTCGTCGCCTTCGGCCTGGTGCTCGGCCAGAAGCTGACGCCCAGCGTGGCGCTCGGCGCGGTCTTCCTGATGGGCGTGGTGTTCACCGCCATCTCCGTCACCGGCGTGCGCTCCTGGATCCTGCGCAACCTGCCGGCCGGCGTGGCGCATGGCGCCGGCATCGGCATCGGCCTGTTCCTGCTGCTGATCGCCTCCAACGACGTCGGCCTGGTGGTCAAGAACAGCGGCGCCGGCCTGCCGGTCACGCTGGGCAAGATCACCGCCTTCCCGGTGGTGATGTCGGTGCTGGGCCTGGCCGCCATCTTCGGCCTGGAGCGCCGCCGCGTGCCCGGCGGCATCCTGCTGGTGATCGTCGGCATCTCGGCGCTGGGCCTGGCCTTCGACCCCGCGGTGAAGTTCACCGGCGTGTTCGCCCTGCCCTCGCTGAGCGCCCCCGGCCACGCCTCGCTGATCGGCGCCATGGATGTGCGCGGCGCGCTCTCCGCCGCCGTGCTGCCGAGCGTGTTCGCGCTGGTGATGACCGCCGTGTTCGACGCTACCGGCACCATCCGCGCGGTAGCCGGGCAGGCCGGCCAGCTCGATGCCAGCGGCCACATCCGCAACGGCGGCCGCGCGCTGACCGCCGACTCCGTCAGCTCCATCTTCTCCGCCTTCTTCGGCGGCGCCCCGGCGGCGGCCTACATCGAATCGACGGTCGGCGTGGCCGCCGGCGCCAAGACCGGCCTGGCCGCGGTGGTGGTCGGCCTGCTCTTCCTCGCCGTGATGTTCTTCTCGCCGCTGGCGGGCCTGGTGCCCTCCTACGCCACCGCGCCGGCGCTGATGTACGTCGGCCTGCTGATGCTCTCCAGCGTCAGCCGCCTGCACATGGAAGACACCGTCGACGCCCTCGCCGGGCTGGTGTGCGCCGTCTTCATCGTGCTGACCTGCAATATCGTCACCGGCATCATGCTCGGCTTCTGCACCCTGGTGGTGGGCCGCATCGTCGCCGGCGAATGGCGCAAGCTGAACGTCGGCACGGTGGCCATCGCCGTGGTGCTGGCCGCCTTCTACGCCGGCGGCTGGGCGATCTGA
- a CDS encoding chemotaxis protein produces MSSSSAMREVDERTNLTNNNQFELLLFRLGDSNHSGQSEWFGINVFKVREILVMPTVTTVVGAAPAVLGMADIRGQVIPVIDLPKLVGCTPRSGLNILLVTEYARSTQGFAVEAVEEIVRLEWSQVVSAETSVKGDLVTSIAKLDAESDNPRLVQVLDVEQILRDVLPTRQPDVDPATVGPRLSLRPGARILAADDSAFARSLIEQGLQAMGVQVVMTKTGQEAWDVLGEIADQAAGSGKSVQDEIALVLTDLEMPEMDGFTLTRKIKGDARLKSLPVVIHSSLSGEASEEHVRKVGADAYVSKFLAKDLAETIRGVLARHA; encoded by the coding sequence ATGAGCAGCAGCAGCGCGATGAGAGAGGTCGACGAACGGACCAATCTGACCAACAATAACCAGTTCGAGTTATTGCTGTTCCGTCTCGGCGATTCGAACCACTCCGGCCAGTCCGAATGGTTCGGCATCAATGTGTTCAAGGTGCGGGAGATCCTGGTCATGCCCACCGTGACCACGGTGGTGGGCGCTGCGCCGGCGGTGCTCGGCATGGCCGATATCCGCGGCCAGGTGATCCCCGTGATCGACCTGCCCAAGCTGGTCGGCTGCACCCCGCGCAGCGGGCTGAACATCCTGCTGGTGACCGAGTATGCGCGTTCCACCCAGGGCTTCGCGGTGGAGGCGGTCGAGGAGATCGTGCGCCTCGAATGGAGCCAGGTGGTGTCGGCCGAGACCAGCGTCAAGGGCGACCTGGTGACCAGCATCGCCAAGCTCGACGCCGAGTCCGACAATCCGCGCCTGGTCCAGGTGCTGGACGTGGAGCAGATCCTGCGCGACGTGCTGCCGACGCGCCAGCCCGACGTCGATCCCGCCACCGTGGGGCCCAGGCTTTCGCTGCGTCCCGGTGCCCGCATCCTCGCCGCCGACGATTCCGCCTTCGCGCGCAGCCTGATCGAACAGGGCCTGCAGGCCATGGGCGTGCAGGTGGTGATGACCAAGACCGGCCAGGAAGCCTGGGACGTGCTGGGCGAGATCGCCGACCAGGCCGCCGGCAGCGGCAAGTCGGTGCAGGACGAGATCGCGCTGGTGCTGACCGATCTCGAGATGCCCGAGATGGATGGCTTCACGCTCACGCGCAAGATCAAGGGCGATGCCCGCCTGAAGTCGCTGCCGGTGGTGATCCACTCCTCGCTGTCGGGCGAGGCCAGCGAGGAACACGTGCGCAAGGTCGGGGCCGACGCCTACGTCTCCAAGTTCCTGGCCAAGGATCTCGCCGAGACCATCCGCGGCGTGCTGGCGCGCCACGCCTGA
- a CDS encoding class I SAM-dependent methyltransferase: protein MPSFSDPWLHPWLPAISARSTTSPVLEIGCGHGDDTAVLADAGLRVIAFDLSRAAVAAARLRVPSAQIECRDIRAPFPPQASELGAVIASLSLHYFPWDETVSIVQRIRDVMRPGGWLLCRLNSTEDHNFGAGQGVRIEENYYSVDGQPKRFFDEEAVCRLFDGQWQRVSMTHQRTRKYVRSKALWEVVVERV from the coding sequence ATGCCTTCCTTTTCCGATCCCTGGCTGCATCCCTGGCTGCCGGCGATCTCCGCCCGCAGCACCACCTCGCCCGTGCTCGAGATCGGCTGCGGCCATGGCGACGACACCGCCGTGCTGGCGGACGCCGGCCTGCGCGTGATCGCCTTCGACCTGTCGCGGGCAGCCGTCGCCGCGGCCCGGCTGCGCGTACCGTCGGCACAGATCGAGTGCCGCGACATCCGCGCGCCGTTTCCGCCGCAGGCAAGCGAGCTCGGCGCGGTCATCGCCAGCCTGTCCCTGCACTACTTCCCCTGGGACGAGACCGTGTCGATCGTCCAGCGCATCCGGGACGTCATGAGGCCTGGCGGATGGTTGCTATGCCGCCTGAATTCCACCGAGGACCACAATTTCGGCGCCGGCCAGGGGGTGCGGATCGAAGAGAACTACTACTCGGTCGATGGGCAGCCGAAGCGCTTCTTCGACGAGGAGGCGGTCTGCCGCCTGTTCGACGGCCAGTGGCAACGCGTGTCCATGACGCACCAGCGCACGCGCAAGTACGTCCGCAGCAAGGCCCTGTGGGAGGTGGTGGTGGAGAGGGTCTAG
- a CDS encoding CoA-acylating methylmalonate-semialdehyde dehydrogenase produces the protein MSSIQHAIEHYIGGRRTAGASGRSQEVTNPASGQVTGHVALAGVAEVNAAVAAAAAAFPAWAGTPPIRRARVLFRFLELLNRDKDALAHAITAEHGKVFTDAQGEVARGIDIVEFACGVPQLLKGDYTAQVSTGMDNWTLRQPLGVVAGITPFNFPVMVPMWMFPVALATGNTFVLKPSPTDPGPSLMIADLLKEAGLPDGVFNVVQGDKVAVDALVGHPDVRALSFVGSTPIASYIYETGAHHGKRVQALGGAKNHMVVMPDADIEQAVDALIGAAYGSAGERCMAISVAVLVGDVAERLMPRLVERARSLKVLDGENLAAEMGPIVTRAAHARITGYIERGVAEGAKLLVDGRDFDPASAGPGCAGGFWMGGTLFDHVTPEMTIYKEEIFGPVLSCVRVKDMAEAVRLINAHEFGNGVSCFTRDGNAAREFGQQIEVGMVGINVPIPVPMAWHGFGGWKRSLFGDMHAYGEEGVRFYTKQKSIMQRWPESIEKGAEFVMPTAK, from the coding sequence ATGTCCAGCATCCAGCACGCCATCGAACACTATATCGGCGGCCGCCGCACCGCCGGCGCCTCGGGCCGCAGCCAGGAAGTGACCAATCCCGCCAGCGGGCAGGTGACCGGCCATGTCGCGCTGGCCGGCGTAGCCGAAGTGAATGCCGCCGTCGCCGCCGCGGCCGCGGCGTTCCCGGCCTGGGCCGGCACGCCGCCGATCCGCCGCGCGCGCGTGCTGTTCCGCTTCCTCGAACTGCTGAACCGCGACAAGGACGCGCTGGCCCACGCCATCACCGCCGAGCACGGCAAGGTGTTCACCGACGCCCAGGGCGAAGTCGCGCGCGGCATCGACATCGTCGAGTTCGCCTGCGGCGTGCCGCAACTGCTGAAGGGCGACTACACCGCCCAGGTCTCCACCGGCATGGACAACTGGACGCTGCGCCAGCCGCTGGGCGTGGTGGCCGGCATCACGCCGTTCAACTTCCCGGTGATGGTGCCGATGTGGATGTTCCCGGTGGCGCTGGCCACCGGCAATACCTTCGTGCTGAAGCCGAGCCCGACCGATCCCGGCCCGTCGCTGATGATCGCCGACCTGCTCAAGGAAGCCGGCCTGCCCGACGGCGTCTTCAACGTCGTGCAGGGCGACAAGGTGGCGGTCGACGCGCTGGTCGGGCACCCCGACGTGCGCGCGCTCAGCTTCGTCGGCTCCACCCCGATCGCCAGCTATATCTACGAGACCGGCGCGCACCACGGCAAGCGCGTGCAGGCGCTGGGCGGTGCCAAGAACCATATGGTGGTGATGCCGGACGCCGACATCGAACAGGCCGTCGACGCGCTGATCGGCGCGGCCTACGGCTCGGCCGGCGAGCGCTGCATGGCGATCAGCGTGGCCGTGCTGGTCGGCGATGTCGCCGAGCGGCTGATGCCGCGCCTGGTGGAGCGCGCCCGCTCGCTCAAGGTGCTGGACGGCGAGAACCTCGCCGCCGAGATGGGGCCGATCGTGACGCGCGCGGCGCATGCGCGCATCACCGGCTACATCGAGCGCGGCGTGGCCGAGGGAGCCAAGCTGCTGGTCGATGGCCGCGACTTCGACCCCGCCTCGGCCGGACCGGGCTGCGCCGGGGGCTTCTGGATGGGCGGCACGCTGTTCGACCACGTCACGCCCGAGATGACCATCTACAAGGAAGAGATCTTCGGGCCGGTGCTGTCCTGCGTGCGGGTCAAGGACATGGCCGAGGCCGTGCGCCTGATCAATGCCCATGAGTTCGGCAACGGCGTGAGCTGCTTCACCCGCGACGGCAATGCGGCGCGCGAATTCGGCCAGCAGATCGAGGTCGGCATGGTCGGCATCAACGTGCCCATCCCGGTGCCGATGGCCTGGCACGGCTTCGGCGGCTGGAAGCGCTCGCTGTTCGGCGACATGCATGCCTACGGCGAGGAGGGCGTGCGTTTCTACACCAAGCAGAAGTCGATCATGCAGCGCTGGCCGGAGAGCATCGAGAAGGGCGCCGAGTTCGTCATGCCGACGGCGAAGTAA
- a CDS encoding MFS transporter, with protein MAPRGTATLWVLSAGMFMAILDTNIVNVAMPAMRAGLGASLSELAWIVDVYNLSFAGLMLSAGLLADRLGARRVFLGGLALFLLASALCGLAPTVAALVGARALQGAGAALFLPSSLALLRAAYPDAAARARAVGVFGGLVATAAAAGPVLGGIVLAPLGWRGAFLVNLPAGLLALLAGPRVLAALPARPGRGADRAGQLLGMAALGAASFALIEGPARGWLSPAVGLATLAALVSALAFVQVERRGAAPMIPARLFADPALGGANWVGFVIGAAYFGCLFLLSLYLQQGLCMTPLHTGLSLLPLALCLTAGNVIAGRLLPRLGARRQIAAGLALAALGYLLCALATLHGGLAALLAAMLPLAAGTALAIAPMTATVLERAPSDLAGTASAVLNATRQVGALAGTAGAAAILAIAIGAGGDAGAALRLGACAAALLSVAGIAGALRIGARPH; from the coding sequence GTGGCGCCGCGCGGCACCGCCACGCTGTGGGTGCTGTCCGCCGGCATGTTCATGGCCATCCTCGACACCAATATCGTCAACGTGGCGATGCCCGCGATGCGCGCCGGCCTGGGCGCGAGCCTGTCGGAACTGGCCTGGATCGTCGACGTGTACAACCTCAGCTTCGCCGGCCTGATGCTGAGCGCCGGGCTGCTGGCCGACCGCCTCGGCGCGCGCCGGGTCTTCCTCGGCGGCCTGGCGCTGTTCCTGCTCGCGTCGGCGCTGTGCGGCCTGGCGCCCACCGTCGCGGCGCTGGTCGGCGCGCGCGCGCTGCAGGGAGCCGGCGCGGCCTTGTTCCTGCCGAGTTCGCTGGCCCTGCTGCGCGCGGCTTACCCCGACGCCGCGGCGCGGGCGCGCGCGGTCGGCGTATTCGGCGGGCTGGTGGCGACCGCGGCGGCCGCCGGGCCGGTGCTGGGCGGTATCGTGCTGGCGCCGCTGGGCTGGCGTGGCGCCTTCCTGGTCAACCTGCCGGCCGGGCTGCTGGCCCTGCTGGCCGGCCCGCGCGTGCTGGCGGCGCTGCCGGCGCGGCCCGGGCGCGGCGCCGACCGGGCCGGCCAGTTGCTGGGGATGGCCGCCCTGGGCGCGGCCAGTTTCGCACTGATCGAGGGGCCGGCGCGCGGCTGGCTGTCGCCGGCGGTCGGCCTCGCCACGCTGGCGGCGCTGGTGTCCGCCCTGGCTTTCGTGCAGGTCGAGCGGCGCGGCGCGGCGCCGATGATTCCCGCGCGCCTGTTCGCCGATCCCGCGCTGGGCGGTGCCAACTGGGTCGGCTTCGTGATCGGCGCGGCCTACTTCGGCTGCCTGTTCCTGCTCAGCCTCTACCTGCAGCAGGGCCTGTGCATGACGCCGCTGCACACGGGACTGTCGCTGCTGCCGCTGGCGCTGTGCCTGACCGCCGGCAACGTCATCGCCGGGCGCCTGCTGCCGCGCCTGGGCGCGCGACGCCAGATCGCCGCCGGCTTGGCGCTGGCCGCGCTGGGCTACCTGCTGTGCGCGCTGGCCACCCTGCATGGCGGCCTGGCTGCCTTGCTGGCGGCAATGCTGCCGCTGGCGGCCGGCACGGCCCTGGCGATCGCGCCGATGACGGCCACCGTGCTGGAGCGGGCGCCGTCCGACCTGGCCGGTACCGCCTCGGCGGTGCTCAATGCCACGCGGCAGGTGGGCGCGCTGGCGGGTACCGCCGGCGCGGCGGCGATCCTGGCCATCGCCATCGGGGCGGGTGGCGATGCCGGTGCGGCGTTGCGGCTGGGCGCCTGCGCCGCGGCCCTGCTGAGCGTGGCGGGAATCGCCGGGGCCTTGCGCATCGGGGCGCGGCCGCACTGA
- a CDS encoding LysR family transcriptional regulator — MDTRLRHAAADMNWDNTRYFLAIARSGSLRGAAASLEVDQATVGRRLAAFEEELGATLFLRTPQGYVLSQAGEMMLADAEQMESAAEAIGRKSALADRLLAGPVRIATTDTLAEGFVLPALAALQRRHPELEYTLLTATELVDVAAREADLAVRGLRPQAGNVIIKKLGVVEMGLYAAPDYLARRGKPRRGAGLSGHDLLMFPRDTVPRHWQELGGESLRGAHVALQSNSQMALRSAALRGMGIALLSAFLAERDSGLVRIFPDRRDWVDIWLVLHPDLRRVARVRAVIEALAGAFKR; from the coding sequence ATGGACACCCGTCTGCGGCACGCCGCCGCTGATATGAACTGGGACAACACCCGCTACTTCCTCGCCATCGCCCGCAGCGGCTCGCTGCGCGGCGCCGCCGCCAGCCTGGAGGTCGACCAGGCCACCGTGGGCCGGCGCCTGGCCGCCTTCGAAGAGGAACTGGGCGCCACCCTGTTCCTGCGCACGCCGCAAGGCTACGTGCTGAGCCAGGCCGGCGAGATGATGCTGGCGGATGCGGAGCAGATGGAAAGCGCGGCCGAAGCGATCGGACGCAAGTCGGCGCTGGCCGACCGCCTGCTCGCCGGCCCGGTGCGCATCGCCACCACCGACACCCTGGCCGAGGGCTTCGTGCTGCCGGCGCTGGCGGCGCTGCAGCGCCGCCACCCCGAACTGGAGTACACCCTGCTGACCGCGACCGAGCTGGTCGACGTGGCGGCGCGCGAGGCCGACCTCGCCGTGCGCGGCCTGCGCCCGCAGGCGGGCAACGTCATCATCAAGAAGCTGGGCGTGGTGGAGATGGGGCTCTACGCCGCGCCGGACTACCTGGCACGGCGCGGCAAGCCCCGGCGCGGCGCGGGCCTGTCGGGGCACGACCTGCTGATGTTCCCGCGCGATACGGTGCCGCGCCACTGGCAGGAGCTCGGCGGCGAAAGCCTGCGCGGCGCGCACGTGGCGCTGCAATCGAACTCGCAGATGGCGCTGCGTTCCGCCGCGCTGCGCGGCATGGGCATCGCGCTGCTGTCGGCCTTCCTGGCCGAGCGCGACAGCGGACTGGTGCGGATCTTTCCCGATCGCCGCGACTGGGTCGACATCTGGCTGGTGCTGCACCCGGACCTGCGCCGCGTGGCGCGCGTGCGCGCGGTGATCGAGGCGCTGGCCGGCGCCTTCAAGCGCTGA
- a CDS encoding N-acetyltransferase produces the protein MQPPPRPLELRIDVSHGPAETERDIDAVHDRLCRPDGALHGMPSLACGVPGLRLRYREADGEYYVYVEDVARGRLAGYTVFNRLVEVDRRADRHLRAPHSKYALDYQRRGLASAIYRWALDGGLCLITGARQSAAAHALWMRLAAHYPLGYVELRDKALRYLGPAVTPAVLDDLHTRMILLGRGWTLDTLAGATGMR, from the coding sequence ATGCAGCCGCCGCCGCGCCCGCTCGAGTTGCGCATCGACGTCAGCCACGGCCCGGCGGAGACCGAGCGCGACATCGACGCCGTGCACGACCGCCTGTGCCGGCCCGATGGCGCCCTGCACGGCATGCCGTCGCTGGCCTGCGGCGTGCCCGGGCTGCGCCTGCGCTACCGCGAGGCCGATGGCGAGTACTACGTCTACGTCGAGGACGTGGCGCGCGGGCGGCTGGCCGGCTACACGGTGTTCAACCGGCTGGTCGAGGTGGACCGCCGCGCCGACCGCCACCTGCGCGCGCCGCACTCGAAATACGCGCTGGACTACCAGCGGCGCGGCCTGGCCTCGGCGATCTACCGCTGGGCCCTCGACGGCGGCCTGTGCCTGATCACCGGCGCGCGCCAGTCGGCCGCCGCGCATGCCCTGTGGATGCGGCTGGCCGCGCACTACCCGCTCGGCTACGTCGAGTTGCGCGACAAGGCGCTGCGCTACCTGGGGCCGGCCGTCACGCCGGCGGTGCTGGACGACCTGCACACGCGCATGATCCTGCTGGGGCGGGGCTGGACGCTGGATACGCTGGCCGGCGCCACCGGCATGCGCTAG